In one Echinicola marina genomic region, the following are encoded:
- a CDS encoding lytic transglycosylase domain-containing protein, protein MKNYHIYVLYGLVAVLFGLVVFYRNKPTEHVPYQKSAEAQIGPQPSSAGPRVKIFDLPEKLDFAGEMVPLKEMDIKERLEREIYVNVYWESNMLLMMKRAGKFLPTIEKILVEHGIPDDFKYVAMIESGLMNVVSPAGARGFWQFMEGTAKDYGLEVNKEVDERYHFEKATVAACKYLKKSYARFGKWTNVAASYNMGQAGLSRRINDQHQPNYYDLLLNEETSRYMFRILAFKIVFENPKKYGFELSKDDLYRLPELRTLGIKNSVKDLADWAIKHGSNYKELKTYNPWLRRSELTVRKGNEYFVQLPVE, encoded by the coding sequence TTGAAAAATTATCATATTTACGTTTTGTACGGCCTTGTGGCCGTACTTTTTGGTTTAGTAGTTTTTTATAGGAACAAGCCTACAGAGCATGTTCCTTACCAGAAAAGTGCTGAAGCACAGATAGGTCCACAGCCCAGTTCTGCGGGACCTAGGGTAAAGATTTTTGATCTGCCAGAGAAACTGGATTTTGCGGGTGAAATGGTGCCATTAAAAGAAATGGATATCAAGGAGCGCCTGGAAAGGGAGATTTATGTCAATGTCTATTGGGAGTCCAATATGCTCTTGATGATGAAGCGGGCAGGAAAATTCTTGCCTACCATTGAAAAGATACTGGTGGAACATGGCATACCTGATGATTTCAAATATGTGGCCATGATAGAGTCAGGTCTGATGAATGTGGTTTCACCAGCGGGGGCAAGAGGGTTTTGGCAGTTTATGGAAGGAACAGCAAAGGACTATGGCCTTGAAGTGAACAAAGAAGTAGATGAGCGTTACCATTTTGAGAAGGCTACCGTAGCTGCCTGCAAATACCTTAAAAAGTCATATGCGAGATTTGGTAAATGGACCAATGTGGCGGCCAGCTATAATATGGGTCAGGCCGGGCTGAGCAGAAGAATTAATGACCAGCACCAACCCAACTACTATGACCTGTTGCTCAATGAAGAAACCAGTAGGTATATGTTTAGGATTTTGGCTTTTAAGATAGTGTTTGAAAATCCCAAGAAATACGGTTTTGAACTTAGTAAGGATGACTTGTATCGTCTTCCAGAACTGAGGACATTAGGAATAAAAAATAGCGTCAAAGATTTGGCGGACTGGGCCATCAAACATGGTAGCAATTATAAGGAGTTAAAAACCTATAACCCATGGTTAAGAAGAAGCGAATTGACTGTAAGAAAGGGGAATGAATATTTTGTGCAGCTTCCGGTAGAGTGA
- a CDS encoding AsmA family protein, translated as MKFKSILIFLGMAIVAVVFVLRGIPYFVNLYLNSHADEIVGDLITRTNDFSGHKVQFGKVKLDYDYRGTYLELDSVAIFPDEDFPESRVKIQLLADRILLSGFRWRALLLNNTIILDSAELSKVKIESLSPSLDSLNLRKKAKTQRKKGKDYQAIKISNVHLSDFSIVNKDVDSDSTRFEIEGLTVTAQKFTLTSKDLEEANALFDVEGIEGKIAHSSIHFNEYRNELNAENLVFSKEKRSLSIENVNLDNKLSKYEYIQGFTKETDWVEIEQASLELNNMNYDAFFREGIIESEKLLAKDSKIVVFRDKRMPDNTLQRPKMIHKIIGGIPKPIHVDMVRLENGYVKYIERPDNESPIAGEIFFNQINAEIINITNIPDMLDMHNEMTLKANAKIMDKGLVDLNVVYYLQDSTGGFAMEGNVQDLEVAAINTMLRPATQVEVRTGKIDDLAFNIKGDDIEGSGELVMKYHDLAIDIRGKSFGKPQNIFQKIGSFLTNKLVIPSDNPNKKGELKKGDVYFKRDQSKFIFNYWWKLVLSGMRSTLTGEDEEKMREKSSQKE; from the coding sequence ATGAAGTTCAAAAGCATATTAATTTTTCTGGGTATGGCCATAGTGGCGGTGGTTTTTGTTCTTCGGGGCATTCCCTATTTTGTAAACCTCTATTTGAATAGCCATGCCGATGAAATCGTGGGTGATCTGATCACGAGAACCAATGACTTTAGTGGGCATAAAGTTCAGTTTGGTAAAGTAAAGCTGGATTATGATTATCGGGGGACTTACTTGGAGTTGGATTCCGTAGCGATTTTTCCTGATGAGGATTTTCCAGAAAGCAGGGTCAAGATCCAATTATTAGCTGATAGGATCTTGTTATCGGGCTTCAGGTGGAGGGCGCTGTTATTGAACAATACGATCATATTGGATTCTGCTGAGCTAAGTAAGGTGAAGATTGAATCGCTTTCTCCTTCTTTGGATTCTTTGAACCTTAGAAAAAAGGCTAAAACTCAGCGAAAAAAAGGGAAAGACTACCAAGCCATTAAGATCAGCAATGTGCATTTGAGTGATTTTTCTATAGTAAACAAAGATGTGGATAGTGATTCCACCAGGTTTGAGATAGAAGGCTTAACAGTGACTGCGCAAAAATTCACCCTGACCAGTAAGGATCTGGAGGAAGCCAATGCCCTTTTTGACGTAGAGGGTATCGAAGGGAAGATTGCTCATTCTTCTATTCATTTTAATGAATATAGAAATGAGTTGAATGCGGAGAATTTAGTGTTTAGCAAAGAAAAGCGAAGCCTTTCCATTGAAAATGTTAACCTGGACAATAAGCTGTCGAAATATGAATACATACAGGGATTTACTAAGGAAACGGATTGGGTAGAAATCGAACAGGCAAGTCTGGAGCTGAACAATATGAACTACGATGCTTTTTTTAGAGAAGGCATTATAGAATCCGAAAAATTACTTGCAAAGGATTCAAAGATCGTGGTGTTCAGGGACAAGAGAATGCCTGATAATACTTTGCAGCGGCCTAAGATGATCCATAAAATCATAGGAGGCATTCCGAAGCCCATTCATGTGGATATGGTTCGTCTGGAAAACGGTTATGTGAAATATATAGAGCGTCCTGATAATGAATCACCCATAGCTGGGGAGATATTTTTTAACCAGATCAATGCAGAAATCATCAATATCACCAATATTCCTGATATGCTGGATATGCATAATGAGATGACACTTAAGGCCAATGCCAAAATTATGGACAAAGGGCTAGTAGATCTCAATGTGGTGTATTATTTGCAGGACAGTACGGGTGGATTTGCCATGGAGGGAAATGTTCAGGATCTGGAAGTCGCTGCTATCAATACCATGTTGCGGCCTGCTACACAGGTAGAAGTGAGAACTGGGAAAATTGATGATTTGGCTTTTAATATCAAAGGAGATGATATTGAAGGGTCTGGTGAGTTGGTCATGAAGTACCATGATCTGGCCATTGATATTCGTGGTAAATCATTTGGTAAGCCCCAGAATATTTTTCAAAAAATCGGTTCTTTTCTTACCAACAAATTGGTTATTCCCTCGGATAACCCCAATAAAAAAGGCGAGTTAAAGAAGGGGGATGTATATTTCAAGCGGGACCAGAGCAAATTTATTTTTAATTATTGGTGGAAGCTTGTTTTGAGTGGTATGCGCTCAACCTTGACAGGTGAGGATGAAGAAAAAATGAGAGAAAAGTCAAGTCAAAAAGAATAG
- a CDS encoding phage holin family protein — translation MMLNAAEIIKTVKKLIEVRIEMVKKDFEEHIAQLITKIALLSMMVILAVLILLFSSISLAFYFAEITYSNALGFFYVGLIYVGLFIVLYVIKDSKTIQNSILEGLHKFFVYTKNQKKDHDE, via the coding sequence ATGATGCTAAACGCCGCTGAGATTATCAAGACCGTCAAAAAGTTAATTGAGGTCAGGATAGAAATGGTCAAAAAGGATTTTGAGGAACATATAGCGCAATTGATCACAAAAATTGCCCTATTGAGCATGATGGTGATTTTAGCTGTGCTCATCCTGCTATTCTCCAGCATTTCCTTAGCATTTTATTTTGCCGAGATCACTTATTCCAATGCCCTTGGTTTTTTCTATGTGGGACTTATTTATGTGGGACTCTTCATTGTCCTTTATGTAATAAAAGACTCCAAAACCATACAGAACTCCATACTTGAAGGCTTGCACAAATTTTTTGTTTATACCAAAAACCAGAAAAAAGATCATGACGAATAA
- a CDS encoding LOG family protein — translation MNGEAKKKEMTEEERIRRAFKEKDWSEIKSANSWVIFKVMSEFVEGFEKLAKIGPCVSIFGSARTPQENKYYKIAEELASKLVRHGYGVITGGGPGIMEAGNKGAHAENGKSVGLNIQLPFEQFNNIYIDQDKLITFDYFFVRKVMFVKYAQGFIVLPGGFGTMDELFEAMTLIQTKKTGRFPIILVGKEFWEGLIDWIRGVMLEKHKNISPEDMDLFSVVDTAEEAVKLIDEFYNKYLLSPNF, via the coding sequence ATGAACGGAGAAGCCAAAAAAAAAGAGATGACAGAAGAAGAAAGAATACGCCGAGCTTTTAAGGAGAAAGATTGGAGTGAAATAAAAAGCGCAAATTCATGGGTGATTTTTAAAGTCATGTCAGAGTTTGTGGAGGGTTTTGAAAAGTTAGCAAAGATAGGCCCTTGTGTGTCCATATTTGGTTCTGCGCGTACCCCCCAGGAAAATAAATATTATAAAATAGCCGAAGAGTTGGCGTCAAAATTGGTCAGACATGGCTATGGGGTAATTACTGGAGGTGGTCCTGGTATCATGGAAGCTGGAAATAAGGGAGCCCATGCGGAGAATGGTAAATCTGTGGGATTGAACATACAATTGCCTTTTGAGCAGTTCAACAATATTTATATTGACCAGGATAAATTGATCACATTTGATTATTTCTTTGTCAGAAAGGTTATGTTTGTAAAATACGCACAGGGATTTATCGTGCTTCCAGGAGGTTTTGGAACCATGGATGAACTATTTGAGGCGATGACATTGATCCAGACCAAAAAAACCGGCCGTTTTCCGATCATATTGGTCGGGAAGGAGTTCTGGGAGGGCTTGATAGATTGGATCAGAGGTGTGATGTTGGAAAAACACAAAAATATAAGTCCAGAAGATATGGATTTGTTCTCAGTGGTGGATACTGCTGAGGAAGCGGTCAAGTTGATCGACGAATTTTATAATAAATACCTATTATCTCCGAATTTCTAA
- a CDS encoding acyl-CoA dehydrogenase yields the protein MNFTLTEEQIAVRDAARDFARSELLPGVIDRDTHATFPKEQIKQMGQLGFLGMMVDPKYNGGGMDSISYVLAMEEISKIDASASVAMSVNNSLVCWGLEHYGSEVQKEKYLKPLAAGEKLGAFCLSEPEAGSDATSQKTIAEEKGDHYLINGTKNWITNGSTASIYLVIAQTDPEKKHKGISAFIVEQDMAGFEVGKKEDKLGIRGSDTHSLMFNDVKVPKENRIGEDGFGFSFAMKTLDGGRIGIAAQALGIASGAYELALAYAKERKTFGKPISQHQAIQFKLADMATEIEAARLLVMKAAWLKDQGRDYGQASAMAKLYASKVAMDVTVEAVQIHGGYGFVKEYHVERLMRDAKITQIYEGTSEIQKIVISRSLLR from the coding sequence ATGAATTTTACCCTCACAGAAGAACAAATAGCCGTTAGAGATGCTGCCAGGGATTTTGCCCGATCGGAACTTTTACCTGGAGTAATAGACCGTGATACCCATGCGACTTTTCCCAAAGAGCAAATCAAACAAATGGGACAATTGGGCTTTTTAGGGATGATGGTGGATCCCAAATACAATGGTGGAGGCATGGATAGCATTTCCTATGTCCTTGCCATGGAAGAAATATCAAAAATCGACGCTTCTGCTTCAGTAGCCATGTCCGTAAACAACAGTTTAGTTTGCTGGGGACTGGAGCACTATGGCAGTGAAGTCCAAAAAGAGAAATACCTTAAACCATTGGCCGCAGGGGAAAAACTGGGGGCTTTTTGCCTTTCGGAGCCAGAGGCAGGCTCGGATGCCACTTCCCAAAAGACCATAGCCGAGGAAAAAGGAGATCATTACCTGATCAATGGTACTAAAAATTGGATTACCAATGGAAGTACGGCAAGTATTTACTTGGTCATTGCACAAACAGATCCCGAGAAGAAACATAAGGGTATTTCCGCTTTTATAGTAGAGCAGGATATGGCGGGTTTTGAGGTGGGAAAAAAGGAAGATAAACTGGGTATTAGAGGTTCAGATACGCATTCTCTAATGTTCAATGATGTGAAGGTTCCCAAGGAAAACCGTATCGGTGAGGACGGTTTTGGTTTTTCCTTTGCGATGAAAACCTTGGATGGTGGACGGATAGGTATTGCTGCGCAGGCATTGGGAATTGCATCAGGGGCTTATGAGTTGGCACTTGCTTACGCCAAGGAGAGAAAAACCTTTGGCAAGCCTATAAGTCAGCACCAAGCGATCCAGTTTAAATTGGCAGACATGGCGACGGAGATTGAAGCAGCCAGACTTCTGGTGATGAAGGCTGCTTGGCTGAAGGACCAAGGACGAGACTATGGGCAGGCCAGTGCTATGGCCAAGCTGTATGCTTCAAAAGTGGCCATGGATGTGACAGTAGAAGCTGTTCAAATCCATGGCGGATATGGATTTGTCAAGGAATATCATGTAGAAAGGCTTATGAGGGATGCAAAAATTACTCAGATTTATGAAGGAACCAGTGAGATTCAAAAAATAGTTATATCCCGATCCTTATTAAGATAA
- the uvrA gene encoding excinuclease ABC subunit UvrA: protein MANTVAAVEEKIEIYGAREHNLKNIDLSIPRNQLVVITGLSGSGKSSLAFDTIYAEGQRRYMESFSAYARSFLGGMERPDVDKINGLSPVISIEQKTTSKNPRSTVGTVTEIYDFMRLLYARSGEAYSYLSGKKMIRQTEDQIIEQILTHFEGKKLYILAPVVKGRKGHYRELFEQIRKMGFSKVRVDGVVMEMVPKMQVDRYKIHDIEIVVDRIVAEEDDRYRITQSLKTALQHGKGIIMLRDESGEIHHFSKYLMDPTTGLSYDEPAPNSFSFNSPYGACPTCNGLGKIDEITAENIIPDPNLSISRGGIAPLGEYRDIWIFKKIDAILKHYKASLSTPIKDLKEEVVQVLLYGDKMEVEVDSVKYPGTKWNTTFEGIVNFLEKQQEGGSDKIQKWVSDFTTTRVCPDCEGYRLKKEALHFIIAGKHIGELAMMDIRQLGEWFENIDDKLTEKQQLIGAEVLKEIRKRIGFLLDIGLDYLSLNRPLRTLSGGEAQRIRLATQIGTQLVGVLYILDEPSIGLHQRDNVKLIKALQDLRDLGNSVLVVEHDKDMMMDADYVVDIGPGAGRHGGHIVAEGKPCDFLKQKSLTAKYLNGEMAIEVPRERRKGNGKTLKLSKATGNNLKNVDLSLPLGSMVCVTGVSGSGKSSLIHETLFPLLNQHFYRSRKEPLSYGSIDGLEHLDKVIEVDQSPIGRTPRSNPATYTGVFTDIRALFTELPEAKIRGYKPGRFSFNVKGGRCEDCEGAGMKLIEMDFLPDVHIPCETCKGKRYNRETLEVRFKGKSISDVLDMTVEQAVEFFDKQPKILRKIQTLNDVGLGYITLGQHATTLSGGEAQRVKLATELSKKDTGKTFYILDEPTTGLHFQDIEHLLEVLNRLVDKGNTVLIIEHNLDVIKVADHIIDLGPEGGNKGGEIVVQGTPEQVAVHPSSYTAKFLKMEL from the coding sequence ATGGCCAATACAGTAGCAGCAGTAGAAGAGAAAATAGAGATTTATGGTGCAAGGGAGCATAATCTCAAAAACATAGATTTGTCCATTCCAAGGAACCAGTTGGTGGTCATTACTGGCCTAAGTGGTAGTGGTAAGAGTTCCTTGGCTTTTGATACCATATATGCAGAAGGCCAGAGGAGGTATATGGAAAGCTTTTCGGCATATGCTCGTTCTTTTTTGGGAGGCATGGAGCGGCCTGATGTGGATAAGATCAATGGACTCTCCCCGGTCATATCCATTGAGCAAAAGACTACTAGTAAAAACCCGAGGTCCACGGTGGGCACGGTAACGGAGATTTATGACTTTATGCGTCTGCTGTATGCCCGTTCAGGGGAAGCATATTCTTACCTTTCTGGAAAGAAGATGATCAGACAGACTGAAGATCAGATCATCGAGCAGATTCTGACGCATTTTGAAGGCAAGAAGCTTTATATTCTGGCACCTGTTGTAAAAGGGCGAAAAGGTCATTATAGGGAGCTTTTTGAGCAGATCCGTAAGATGGGCTTTTCTAAAGTCCGGGTAGATGGTGTGGTGATGGAAATGGTACCTAAGATGCAGGTAGACCGCTACAAAATCCATGATATTGAAATTGTGGTGGACAGGATTGTGGCCGAAGAAGACGATCGGTACCGAATTACCCAGTCGCTCAAGACCGCCCTTCAACATGGAAAAGGCATCATCATGTTGCGTGATGAATCAGGAGAAATACACCACTTTTCCAAGTACCTGATGGATCCGACTACAGGTCTTTCTTATGACGAACCTGCTCCCAACTCTTTTTCATTTAATAGTCCCTATGGAGCATGTCCAACTTGTAACGGATTAGGGAAAATCGATGAAATCACAGCTGAAAATATTATTCCAGACCCTAATTTAAGTATTTCCCGAGGTGGGATTGCTCCCTTGGGAGAGTACAGGGATATTTGGATTTTCAAAAAAATTGATGCTATTCTCAAGCATTACAAAGCCAGTCTTTCTACCCCTATTAAAGATTTAAAAGAAGAGGTGGTTCAGGTACTTCTTTATGGGGACAAGATGGAAGTAGAGGTAGATTCCGTAAAATATCCCGGTACAAAATGGAATACCACCTTTGAAGGGATAGTGAACTTTCTTGAAAAGCAGCAAGAAGGGGGCTCAGATAAAATCCAAAAATGGGTCAGTGATTTTACTACTACTAGGGTTTGTCCCGATTGTGAGGGCTACAGACTGAAAAAGGAGGCTTTGCACTTTATTATCGCAGGCAAGCATATCGGAGAGTTGGCCATGATGGATATCCGGCAGCTTGGAGAGTGGTTTGAAAATATTGATGATAAGCTGACTGAAAAGCAGCAGCTAATAGGTGCGGAAGTACTCAAAGAAATCCGCAAGCGGATAGGCTTTCTGTTGGATATTGGCTTGGATTATCTTTCCCTTAACAGACCGTTGAGGACACTTTCTGGTGGTGAAGCGCAGCGGATTCGCCTAGCTACCCAAATTGGTACGCAGCTGGTCGGCGTATTGTATATTTTGGACGAACCCAGTATTGGCCTGCACCAGAGGGACAATGTTAAACTCATCAAGGCCCTTCAAGACCTTAGGGACTTGGGAAACTCTGTATTGGTGGTGGAGCATGATAAAGACATGATGATGGATGCCGATTATGTGGTGGATATCGGTCCTGGTGCTGGTAGACATGGTGGGCATATAGTGGCAGAGGGTAAGCCTTGTGATTTTTTGAAGCAAAAAAGCCTTACAGCGAAGTATTTGAATGGTGAGATGGCCATAGAGGTTCCTAGGGAGCGAAGAAAAGGAAATGGCAAGACACTTAAGTTAAGTAAAGCGACCGGAAACAACTTGAAGAACGTGGACCTTAGCTTGCCATTGGGCAGCATGGTTTGTGTGACCGGTGTTTCTGGGAGTGGAAAAAGCTCCCTGATCCATGAGACCCTTTTTCCACTTTTGAACCAACACTTTTACCGTTCTAGAAAAGAGCCGCTGTCTTATGGAAGCATTGATGGTCTGGAGCATTTGGATAAGGTAATCGAGGTGGACCAATCCCCTATTGGCCGTACACCTAGGTCCAATCCGGCCACTTATACGGGGGTATTTACAGATATCAGGGCCTTGTTTACTGAACTCCCAGAAGCCAAGATCAGGGGCTATAAGCCGGGAAGGTTCAGCTTCAATGTAAAAGGCGGCCGCTGTGAGGACTGCGAAGGAGCGGGTATGAAACTGATAGAAATGGATTTCTTGCCGGATGTCCATATTCCATGTGAAACCTGTAAGGGCAAGCGTTATAACAGGGAAACCCTAGAAGTGAGGTTTAAGGGTAAATCTATTTCAGATGTTTTGGACATGACGGTGGAACAGGCCGTGGAGTTTTTTGATAAGCAGCCTAAGATCCTTCGAAAAATCCAAACCTTGAATGATGTGGGATTGGGATATATTACCCTTGGCCAGCATGCCACTACTCTGTCTGGAGGAGAGGCCCAAAGGGTGAAATTGGCCACTGAACTTTCAAAGAAAGATACCGGTAAGACATTTTATATTTTGGATGAGCCGACTACTGGGCTGCATTTCCAGGATATAGAGCATCTTTTGGAGGTGTTGAACAGATTGGTAGATAAGGGAAATACTGTTTTGATCATTGAGCATAATTTGGATGTAATCAAGGTTGCTGATCATATCATTGACCTTGGCCCTGAAGGTGGCAATAAGGGAGGTGAGATAGTCGTGCAGGGTACTCCTGAGCAGGTCGCAGTACATCCATCCAGCTATACCGCAAAATTCCTCAAGATGGAATTATAG
- a CDS encoding AraC family transcriptional regulator, with protein MEYYNKVIESVGVRYMRGNNFKVERPVTVTDYIEPDNTVILLHQGVLKFGEEQEVVNEGEILFIPAGRASKVTFGAATKRGETNNDNFIENKKKHLQSISFKDIKKIEEDCVTLVTFEAKVFDVVNFFNSLGIPPFIIRFNDRLASIIEDVVKESEQNTPGKERVIKLHTELLVVELVRHILKNRLFVEEMSTNSTYFKDPRLIDMFNYIKKNIGGDLSNKVLAKVANVSEDYVGQYFKMLTGINPQDYIEYQRMEAAVDLLRTTKKSIRDIGKEVGYKDTAYFCRRFKMMYGLPAGKMRRRESLINVQG; from the coding sequence ATGGAATATTACAATAAAGTCATAGAATCCGTTGGAGTACGGTATATGAGGGGAAATAATTTTAAGGTGGAAAGACCAGTTACGGTCACTGACTATATTGAACCTGATAATACTGTTATACTTTTACACCAAGGAGTATTAAAATTCGGAGAGGAACAGGAAGTAGTGAATGAAGGAGAAATCCTATTTATTCCTGCTGGAAGGGCCTCTAAGGTGACCTTTGGTGCGGCCACCAAAAGAGGTGAGACCAATAATGATAACTTTATAGAGAACAAGAAGAAACACCTTCAGAGTATTAGCTTTAAGGATATCAAGAAGATTGAAGAGGACTGTGTTACCCTTGTGACTTTTGAAGCCAAGGTTTTTGATGTAGTAAATTTCTTCAATTCATTGGGCATACCCCCTTTTATTATTCGCTTTAATGACCGTTTGGCATCTATCATAGAAGATGTGGTCAAGGAATCAGAGCAAAATACACCTGGTAAGGAGCGAGTGATCAAATTGCACACTGAGCTTTTGGTAGTGGAATTGGTCAGACATATTCTGAAGAATCGTCTATTTGTGGAGGAAATGTCTACCAACAGTACATATTTTAAAGATCCTCGATTGATCGATATGTTCAACTATATCAAGAAAAATATCGGTGGAGATCTTTCCAATAAGGTATTGGCGAAAGTGGCCAATGTATCAGAGGATTATGTAGGCCAATATTTCAAAATGCTTACCGGAATCAATCCTCAAGATTATATCGAATACCAAAGAATGGAAGCAGCTGTGGACCTATTGCGTACTACTAAGAAAAGTATCCGTGATATTGGTAAAGAAGTGGGTTATAAGGATACAGCCTATTTCTGTAGAAGATTTAAGATGATGTATGGTTTGCCTGCAGGCAAGATGAGAAGAAGAGAATCCCTAATTAACGTTCAGGGATAA
- a CDS encoding zinc metallopeptidase, with translation MLLILIVVVFGILGFVVSSKLKSKFKKYSQTALQSNLSGKEIAELMLADHGIHNVSVNCVDGQLTDHYNPQNRTVNLSPDVYYGRNAAATAVAAHECGHAVQHAQAYAWLNLRSAMVPMQNASGKILNIVLIASLFGGFLIGLPYEFIGVIVVGAYGIMTLFTFVTLPVEFDASKRALAWVQERNIVTSAEYSMSKDALKWAAMTYVVAALASLATLAYYASVFFGGRD, from the coding sequence ATGTTATTAATCTTAATTGTAGTTGTATTTGGGATTTTAGGCTTTGTGGTAAGCAGTAAGCTTAAGAGTAAGTTTAAAAAATATTCCCAAACGGCCCTTCAATCGAACTTGTCGGGGAAGGAAATCGCTGAGCTGATGCTAGCAGACCACGGTATTCATAATGTATCTGTAAACTGTGTGGATGGGCAATTGACCGATCACTATAATCCACAGAATAGAACGGTGAATCTTAGCCCAGATGTATATTATGGTAGAAATGCTGCCGCTACTGCTGTAGCAGCCCATGAGTGTGGGCACGCAGTGCAGCATGCTCAGGCCTATGCTTGGTTAAACCTTAGGTCTGCCATGGTGCCTATGCAAAATGCTAGTGGCAAAATTTTGAATATTGTATTGATTGCTTCATTGTTTGGAGGGTTCTTGATTGGGTTACCGTATGAATTCATTGGAGTAATCGTGGTCGGAGCTTATGGTATTATGACCTTATTTACCTTTGTGACTTTACCGGTGGAATTTGATGCGAGTAAAAGGGCATTGGCTTGGGTACAGGAAAGGAATATCGTGACAAGCGCTGAATATAGCATGTCCAAAGATGCCCTGAAGTGGGCCGCGATGACTTATGTGGTAGCTGCTCTGGCTTCACTGGCCACGCTAGCTTATTATGCTTCTGTCTTTTTTGGGGGCAGGGATTAA
- a CDS encoding geranylgeranylglyceryl/heptaprenylglyceryl phosphate synthase, translated as MPRKKPDQISSKLNALHLTGQKAVALLIDPEKIADKRSFEALINMAAGKAVDFFFVGGSLLTAQNIHQLIAFIKSTCPEIPVVLFPGNVIQINEDADGILFLSLISGRNPELLIGQQVTAAPILAKSNLEILPTGYMLVNNGEITSVNYISQTIPIPNNKPALAVATALAGKFLGLKYLFLDAGSGANSPVNKTIIAQVKEHTACPLIVGGGINSVEKAKNAWNAGADLIVLGNGIEKNPGLLTEVLDYVHVYNLSLNVN; from the coding sequence ATGCCAAGAAAAAAGCCTGATCAAATTAGCTCAAAACTAAATGCACTGCATCTGACTGGCCAAAAAGCAGTGGCCCTACTGATAGATCCAGAAAAGATAGCGGACAAACGGTCCTTTGAAGCATTGATCAATATGGCCGCCGGTAAAGCTGTCGATTTCTTCTTTGTAGGAGGCAGCTTGCTTACAGCACAAAATATCCACCAACTCATTGCTTTCATAAAAAGCACCTGCCCGGAAATACCCGTAGTGCTCTTTCCTGGAAATGTCATCCAGATTAATGAGGATGCGGATGGCATTCTGTTCTTATCGCTTATTTCTGGAAGAAACCCTGAACTTTTAATTGGTCAACAGGTAACCGCTGCACCTATTTTGGCCAAAAGCAATTTGGAAATTCTACCAACAGGCTATATGCTGGTCAATAATGGTGAAATCACCAGTGTCAATTATATCAGTCAGACCATTCCTATCCCCAATAACAAACCGGCTTTGGCAGTGGCCACAGCCCTGGCAGGTAAATTTTTAGGATTAAAATACCTTTTTTTAGACGCAGGTAGTGGGGCCAACAGCCCGGTAAACAAAACTATTATTGCACAAGTAAAGGAGCATACAGCTTGTCCTTTGATAGTAGGAGGGGGAATCAATTCAGTGGAAAAAGCCAAAAATGCCTGGAATGCGGGAGCCGATTTGATTGTACTAGGTAATGGGATAGAAAAAAACCCCGGTCTGCTGACCGAGGTGCTTGATTATGTTCATGTCTATAATTTATCCCTGAACGTTAATTAG